One genomic segment of Ipomoea triloba cultivar NCNSP0323 chromosome 9, ASM357664v1 includes these proteins:
- the LOC116029761 gene encoding LOB domain-containing protein 19-like, producing the protein MSSVGGPCGACKFLRRKCVKGCIFAPYFESDQLGTAHFAAVHKVFGASNASKMLMAIPANRRLEAVVTLCYEALARVRDPVYGCVGHIFTLQQQVVNLQAELAYVQARLSTFQHLPLMAPPPGILPLGDTNVDLQSSCEAGHSSDVSLYINPPPPLLSPELDITGLCSELDEDVATSDLHMLAWEFVSRHLPGVRFRPSQ; encoded by the exons ATGAGTAGTGTTGGTGGGCCATGCGGTGCATGCAAGTTTCTGAGGAGGAAGTGCGTGAAGGGGTGCATATTTGCGCCGTATTTCGAGTCTGATCAACTAGGGACGGCCCATTTCGCGGCGGTGCATAAGGTGTTCGGAGCTAGCAACGCCTCCAAAATGCTGATGGCCATTCCGGCCAACCGCCGCCTCGAAGCCGTCGTCACGCTGTGTTATGAGGCTCTTGCTAGGGTTAGAGACCCCGTCTACGGCTGCGTTGGCCACATCTTCACTCTTCAACAACAG GTGGTTAACTTGCAAGCAGAGTTAGCTTATGTTCAAGCGCGTCTATCAACCTTCCAGCATCTTCCTCTAATGGCACCACCGCCGGGAATTTTACCCCTCGGCGACACCAACGTGGATCTCCAGTCCTCATGCGAAGCAGGACACAGCTCCGATGTATCATTATACATTaatccaccaccaccactactatCACCGGAACTAGACATTACGGGATTGTGCAGCGAGTTGGATGAAGATGTGGCTACTTCGGATCTTCACATGTTAGCTTGGGAGTTTGTGTCTAGGCACTTGCCAGGAGTGAGATTCAGGCCTTCACAATGA
- the LOC116029930 gene encoding germacrene C synthase-like isoform X2, giving the protein MAYNNQLLSVLPSNQTQLDRVTRRSANYHPTIWGDYFLTYSSQPKEVHTQEWLEHQQLKEELKNMLVEVPDTSFKKLDLINKIQRLGVHYQFEKEIEASLEHIFKTYDEFNAGEDQRDLYNVSLCFRLLRQEGYHVSANTFEKFMDCDGKFKESFINNVPALLSLYEASHLRVHGEQVLEEALIFTTSHLESILPNLTNNLRSQVSEALKQPIRKRLIRLDAQKFISTFEPNGTQDALLLKFAKLDFNLLQKEHQRELGSLTRWDAGALIELPEYMRTPYIYLLDIYTEMENELSDNGQLYRVNYAKEEMKKAVGAYFEEAKWYLDGCNPTFEEYMKLAMLTSGYQMMATTSLVGMQEDFVTKDLFDWVNNGTLIVQAASIICRLMDDIVGHEFEQQRGHLDSSVEIYMKEYGKSKEETIREFLERITNAWKDINQQCLKPTSFPMPILIRVLNFARVIDLLYSDEDSYTHSKTKLKDCITSILVNPIS; this is encoded by the exons GAAGTGCATACACAAGAATGGCTAGAGCATCAACAATTGAAAGAAGAGCTGAAAAACATGCTTGTGGAAGTGCCAGACACCTCCTTCAAAAAATTAGAtttgattaacaaaattcaACGCTTGGGAGTCCATTATCAATTTGAAAAGGAGATTGAAGCTTCATTGGAACACATATTCAAGACATACGATGAATTCAATGCCGGGGAAGATCAGAGGGACCTTTATAATGTCTCTTTGTGCTTTCGACTACTTAGACAAGAAGGATATCACGTATCTGCTA ATACGTTTGAAAAATTTATGGATTGTGATGGAAAGTTCAAGGAATCATTCATCAACAATGTTCCAGCACTGTTGAGTTTGTATGAAGCATCACATCTTAGGGTGCATGGAGAACAGGTTTTAGAAGAGGCATTGATATTTACCACTTCTCACCTAGAATCCATACTACCAAACTTGACCAATAATCTTAGATCACAAGTTAGTGAAGCACTAAAGCAGCCAATTCGAAAGAGATTAATAAGGCTTGACGCACAAAAATTCATATCAACTTTTGAGCCAAATGGAACACAAGATGCTTTATTGCTGAAATTTGCAAAATTGGACTTCAACTTGTTGCAAAAGGAACATCAAAGGGAGCTTGGTAGTCTTACCAG ATGGGATGCTGGTGCTTTAATTGAATTACCAGAATATATGAGGACTCCCTATATCTACCTTCTTGATATTTATACTGAAATGGAGAATGAATTATCTGATAATGGTCAATTATACCGTGTCAATTATGCCAAAGAGGAG ATGAAAAAAGCAGTGGGAGCATATTTTGAAGAAGCCAAGTGGTACCTTGATGGTTGCAATCCAACATTTGAGGAATACATGAAACTTGCAATGTTAACGTCTGGTTATCAAATGATGGCAACGACATCTTTAGTAGGCATGCAAGAAGATTTTGTAACTAAAGATTTGTTCGATTGGGTGAATAATGGAACTTTAATTGTTCAAGCTGCTTCAATTATATGTAGATTGATGGATGATATTGTTGGACATGAG TTTGAACAGCAAAGAGGACACTTAGATTCATCTGTGGAAATCTATATGAAAGAAtatggaaaatcaaaagaagagACCATCCGCGAGTTCCTAGAACGAATCACCAATGCATGGAAAGACATTAATCAACAATGTCTTAAACCGACAAGTTTTCCTATGCCTATACTTATTCGAGTTCTCAATTTCGCAAGAGTTATTGATTTGCTATACAGTGATGAAGATTCATATACACATTCCAAAACGAAGTTGAAGGACTGTATTACCTCCATATTGGTTAATCCGATCTCTTGA
- the LOC116029763 gene encoding formin-like protein 1 yields the protein MEQLKPNPPNSTSLTPLTFLEKAANIYGDAASVVYNDVTFTWSETHLFIQRSQICFEHIRSTHRHTRPLLPHKRNHTNASISATPPQPPPPPPPPPPPPPPPPSTVAATTAVANRSAARTSHDHHCSLRSPLPQSRRPRLRLHRLCRRLPPPPASVVSTTTVATIHFRLPRSHQICAAQPPPPSAISPPQKPPPSAISASIAQNLKLVKDAFSQRLGVEALGRVKPKVDPLFLWGSCNSSIFTAKTEQYKEAILAYAILLKIENDKNGLDTKVEKHDSSVHKQIKDN from the exons ATGGAGCAACTGAAGCCAAATCCGCCCAATTCAACTTCACTAACTCCTCTCACTTTCTTGGAGAAGGCCGCTAATATATATGGCGATGCCGCCTCTGTTGTCTATAACGACGTCACCTTCACCTGGTCGGAAACTCATCTCT TCATACAGAGATCCCAGATCTGCTTTGAACATATTCGATCCACCCACCGCCACACCAGACCACTGCTTCCACACAAACGCAACCACACCAATGCTTCCATCTCAGCCACACCACCGCAGcctccaccgccaccgccaccgccaccgccaccgccaccgcctccGCCTTCCACCGTTGCAGCCACCACTGCCGTCGCAAACAGATCTGCCGCCCGCACCAGCCACGACCACCATTGCAGCCTTCGTTCACCTCTGCCTCAGTCACGGCGACCGCGCCTCCGCCTCCATCGCCTTTGCCGTCGTCTGCCTCCGCCACCAGCCTCCGTTGTAAGCACCACCACCGTAGCCACCATCCATTTTCGCCTCCCCCGCAGCCACCAGATCTGCGCAGCGCAACCACCACCACCGTCCGCCATTTCCCCTCCACAGAAGCCACCACCGTCCGCCATTTCCGCCTCCATTGCGCAG AATCTGAAACTTGTGAAAGATGCATTTAGCCAAAGGTTAGGAGTGGAAGCCCTTGGTAGGGTCAAACCAAAGGTAGATCCTCTGTTCTTGTGGGGCTCCTGCAATTCGTCCATCTTTACGGCCAAGACAGAACAG TACAAAGAAGCCATTTTGGCATATGCAATCCTTCtcaaaatagaaaatgacaAG AATGGGTTGGATACTAAGGTGGAGAAGCATGATTCCTCGGTGCATAAGCAGATCAAAGATAACTAA
- the LOC116029930 gene encoding (-)-germacrene D synthase-like isoform X1: MAYNNQLLSVLPSNQTQLDRVTRRSANYHPTIWGDYFLTYSSQPKEVHTQEWLEHQQLKEELKNMLVEVPDTSFKKLDLINKIQRLGVHYQFEKEIEASLEHIFKTYDEFNAGEDQRDLYNVSLCFRLLRQEGYHVSANTFEKFMDCDGKFKESFINNVPALLSLYEASHLRVHGEQVLEEALIFTTSHLESILPNLTNNLRSQVSEALKQPIRKRLIRLDAQKFISTFEPNGTQDALLLKFAKLDFNLLQKEHQRELGSLTRWWKGLDVPNKLSFARDRLVECYFWILGVYFEPKYSVARKFLIKVLSMTSIIDDIYDVYGTLDELKLFNDAVQRWDAGALIELPEYMRTPYIYLLDIYTEMENELSDNGQLYRVNYAKEEMKKAVGAYFEEAKWYLDGCNPTFEEYMKLAMLTSGYQMMATTSLVGMQEDFVTKDLFDWVNNGTLIVQAASIICRLMDDIVGHEFEQQRGHLDSSVEIYMKEYGKSKEETIREFLERITNAWKDINQQCLKPTSFPMPILIRVLNFARVIDLLYSDEDSYTHSKTKLKDCITSILVNPIS, encoded by the exons GAAGTGCATACACAAGAATGGCTAGAGCATCAACAATTGAAAGAAGAGCTGAAAAACATGCTTGTGGAAGTGCCAGACACCTCCTTCAAAAAATTAGAtttgattaacaaaattcaACGCTTGGGAGTCCATTATCAATTTGAAAAGGAGATTGAAGCTTCATTGGAACACATATTCAAGACATACGATGAATTCAATGCCGGGGAAGATCAGAGGGACCTTTATAATGTCTCTTTGTGCTTTCGACTACTTAGACAAGAAGGATATCACGTATCTGCTA ATACGTTTGAAAAATTTATGGATTGTGATGGAAAGTTCAAGGAATCATTCATCAACAATGTTCCAGCACTGTTGAGTTTGTATGAAGCATCACATCTTAGGGTGCATGGAGAACAGGTTTTAGAAGAGGCATTGATATTTACCACTTCTCACCTAGAATCCATACTACCAAACTTGACCAATAATCTTAGATCACAAGTTAGTGAAGCACTAAAGCAGCCAATTCGAAAGAGATTAATAAGGCTTGACGCACAAAAATTCATATCAACTTTTGAGCCAAATGGAACACAAGATGCTTTATTGCTGAAATTTGCAAAATTGGACTTCAACTTGTTGCAAAAGGAACATCAAAGGGAGCTTGGTAGTCTTACCAG GTGGTGGAAAGGATTAGATGTCCCAAATAAATTGTCTTTTGCACGGGATAGATTGGTGGAATGCTACTTTTGGATATTGGGAGTGTATTTTGAACCAAAATATTCTGTTGCAAGGAAGTTTCTTATTAAAGTTCTTAGTATGACTTCAATTATTGATGATATTTACGATGTTTATGGAACCCTTGATGAGCTCAAACTTTTCAATGATGCAGTCCAAAg ATGGGATGCTGGTGCTTTAATTGAATTACCAGAATATATGAGGACTCCCTATATCTACCTTCTTGATATTTATACTGAAATGGAGAATGAATTATCTGATAATGGTCAATTATACCGTGTCAATTATGCCAAAGAGGAG ATGAAAAAAGCAGTGGGAGCATATTTTGAAGAAGCCAAGTGGTACCTTGATGGTTGCAATCCAACATTTGAGGAATACATGAAACTTGCAATGTTAACGTCTGGTTATCAAATGATGGCAACGACATCTTTAGTAGGCATGCAAGAAGATTTTGTAACTAAAGATTTGTTCGATTGGGTGAATAATGGAACTTTAATTGTTCAAGCTGCTTCAATTATATGTAGATTGATGGATGATATTGTTGGACATGAG TTTGAACAGCAAAGAGGACACTTAGATTCATCTGTGGAAATCTATATGAAAGAAtatggaaaatcaaaagaagagACCATCCGCGAGTTCCTAGAACGAATCACCAATGCATGGAAAGACATTAATCAACAATGTCTTAAACCGACAAGTTTTCCTATGCCTATACTTATTCGAGTTCTCAATTTCGCAAGAGTTATTGATTTGCTATACAGTGATGAAGATTCATATACACATTCCAAAACGAAGTTGAAGGACTGTATTACCTCCATATTGGTTAATCCGATCTCTTGA
- the LOC116029760 gene encoding uncharacterized protein LOC116029760 has protein sequence MASCVRSGPTSNAADPTISSSCPPLPPVDTAAAAAHSTVAAALQSHRAAAPRRPKQPPHSLAAGRLPRSTAGRRPRVRCWCSVADQQPPPLTAPSPLLSKATAPLPLAAQSNRRTPSPPVASPAPPPVAVPAFVAGAPSPIRKPLFSGCSKFTKLSSMLKLYNLKAKNRWSDKSFTELLKLLKDMLPDDNELPCSTYEAKKMLCPLSMDIERIHACPNDCILYWKQYKDLHVCPECGASRYKRKGYDDACEKKKGVPVKVLWYLPVIPRFKHLFANANDANNLQWHAIGRKEDGKLRHPADSPQWKNINMKFPEFGSENENLRLGLCTDRMNPHGNMSSRHSTWPVLLTVYNLPRWLCMKRKYIMLSLLISGPKQPGNDIDVYLTPLIEDLKILWNEGVAVFDAHSQTNFTLRAMLFCTINDFPAYGNLSGYTTKGAKACPIYEDETDDLWLNNSKKNVFMSHRTFLPIDHPYRKKKKVFNGKSEARVARSPLSGDVVYERVKNIDNVLGKTSKTSQKGKTKDGIKARKDMVEMGIRDQLAPQESGKRAYLPPACYTSSKKEKTSFCSFLNGIKVPSGYSSNIKKLVSMKDFKLVGMKSHGCHVLMQHMLPVAIRGILPNHVRQIITKLCYFFNAISSKHYYTNGF, from the exons atggccagctgcgtccgaagtggTCCCACTTCGAATGCAGCTGATCCGACGATATCGAGCAGCTGC CCTCCGCTGCCTCCGGTCGACACAGCAGCCGCCGCCGCTCACAGCACCGTCGCCGCTGCTCTCCAAAGCCACCGCGCCGCTGCCCCTCGCCGCCCAAAGCAACCGCCGCACTCCCTCGCCGCCGGTCGCCTCCCCCGCTCCACCGCCGGTCGCCGTCCCCGCGTTCGTTGCTGGTGCTCCGTCGCCGATCAG CAGCCGCCGCCGCTCACAGCACCGTCGCCGCTGCTCTCCAAAGCCACCGCGCCGCTGCCCCTCGCCGCCCAAAGCAACCGCCGCACTCCCTCGCCGCCGGTCGCCTCCCCCGCTCCACCGCCGGTCGCCGTCCCCGCGTTCGTTGCTGGTGCTCCGTCGCCGATCAG aaaaccattgtttTCTGGATGTAGTAAATTTACAAAGTTATCATCAATGCTTAAATTGTATAACTTAAAAGCAAAGAATAGGTGGAGTGATAAGAGTTTTACGGAGCTATTGAAACTTTTAAAGGACATGCTTCCTGATGATAACGAACTTCCTTGTTCAACTTATGAGGCAAAGAAAATGTTATGTCCGTTGAGTATGGACATTGAAAGGATCCATGCATGTCCAAACGATTGTATTTTGTATTGGAAACAATACAAAGACTTGCATGTGTGTCCGGAGTGTGGAGCATCGCGTTATAAACGGAAAGGATACGATGATGCAtgtgagaagaagaaaggtgTTCCTGTGAAGGTATTGTGGTATCTACCGGTGATCCCAAGGTTCAAGCATTTGTTTGCAAATGCAAATGATGCAAACAATTTGCAATGGCATGCTATTGGTAGAAAAGAAGATGGAAAGTTGAGACATCCCGCCGATTCTCCTCAATGGAAGAACATTAATATGAAGTTTCCTGAATTCGGTTCCGAAAACGAAAATCTTAGGCTTGGACTATGCACGGATAGAATGAATCCTCATGGTAACATGAGCAGTCGCCATAGCACTTGGCCAGTTCTTTTAACAGTTTACAATCTTCCTCGTTGGTTATGCATGAAGCGTAAGTACATCATGTTATCTTTGTTAATATCTGGGCCTAAACAACCAGGAAACGACATAGATGTGTACTTGACACCGCTTATTGAAGATTTAAAGATACTGTGGAATGAAGGTGTGGCGGTGTTTGATGCTCATAGCCAAACCAACTTCACCTTGCGAGCCATGCTGTTCTGCACAATCAATGACTTCCCAGCATATGGTAACTTGTCAGGATATACTACTAAAGGGGCTAAGGCATGCCCTATTTATGAAGACGAAACAGATGATCTTTGGCTAAACAATAGTAAGAAAAATGTGTTCATGAGTCATCGAACCTTTTTGCCTATTGACCATCCttatagaaagaagaaaaaagttttCAATGGAAAATCTGAGGCTAGAGTGGCTCGCTCACCATTATCAGGGGATGTCGTTTATGAAAGAGTCAAAAACATTGATAATGTGTTGGGAAAAACATCAAAAACAAGTCAGAAGG GTAAGACGAAAGATGGTATAAAAGCAAGAAAAGATATGGTAGAAATGGGGATAAGAGATCAGTTAGCACCACAAGAATCTGGAAAGAGGGCATACTTACCTCCAGCTTGTTATACTTCGTCtaaaaaggagaaaacaagtttttgtAGCTTTCTGAATGGTATTAAGGTTCCTTCCGGCTATTCatctaatattaaaaaacttGTTTCAATGAAGGACTTTAAATTGGTTGGTATGAAATCTCATGGTTGCCATGTGTTAATGCAACATATGTTACCTGTTGCTATTAGAGGCATATTACCAAACCATGTTAGACAAATCATTACCAAGCTTTGTTACTTTTTCAATGCCATTAGTAGTAAACACTACTACACAaacggcttttaa